CCTGTCGGGCACGCAGGGCAACTTCCGGCGACGTCCGGCCGCAGCGCTCCCGGACGCCACGCCGCGCGCGCAAACCGCCCCAGTGCCGGGGGTTGTGATGACGACCTCCGGTGCGGGCGGTGCTGCCGTCTCGGCGAATGGCCTTTCGTTGTACGAGGCGTCGCACGGCGCGCCCGCCGGGACACCGCCTGCCCCTGCGCCTTCCGCTGCGCCTGCACCGGTTGCGCCGTTGCCGCCTGCGGCAACGCCACAGGCCGCAGGCGCAGCCCCGCCTCCGGGCAACCCGGTGCCGTTCCCCACACCGCCCGCCACAACGGCGCTCGGCCCCACCAGCGATCCGGTACCGCTCTCGTCGCAACAACCTGTGCCTGTGGGCGGCGCACCCGCTCCTCGTTGATGCGCATGACGCGAACGCCTCCTCGCGCAAGTCTCGCCCGACGCCGTGCGTCTGCCGTGTCTGCCGTGTCTGCCGCTTTGCAGCGCGGCTTCACGATGATCGAGCTGCTGGTCACGCTCGCCATCATGGCGATGCTGGCAACGCTCGCCGTGCCCGTATCGCAACTGGCCGTGCAGCGTCGTCAGGAGCAGGAACTCGCGCGCGATCTGCGCGAGATCCGTCACGCCATCGACGCTTACAAACGCGCGTGGGACACCGGCCATATGGAAAAAAAGGCGGCGGAAACGGGCTATCCCCCCTCGCTCGAAGTGCTCGTGCAGGGCGTGCCGGATATGCGAGATCCGAAGCGCAAGCGTCAATACTTCCTGCGCCGCATTCCGCGCGATCCACTCAACAACGACGACTCGCTCACCAATGCGCAGACGTGGGGCAAACGCAGCTACGCCAGTCCGCCTGATGCGCCCGCCGAGGGCGACGACGTCTACGACGTCTACACGCTGTCGCAGGGTGTGAGCCTGAACGGCGTGCCTTACCGTCTCTGGTGATCCCCGCCATGAACCTGCTTGCGAAAACGCACCTTCGGCACACGCGTCGCCCGCGCGGCTTCACGCTGATCGAATTGCTCGTCGTGCTGGGCATCATCGCGACATTGGCCACGCTCATGATCCCGAACTATGTGCCCGCGATTACGAAGGCGAAGAACACCGTCCTCACCGAGAATCTGCGCACGCTGCGCCGCGTCATCGATCAGTTTTACGACGACACGGGCCACTATCCCGTCAGTCTCGCCGAGCTGGTCGAGCGCAAGTATCTGCGGGCGGTGCCCATCGACCCCGTGACGGGCAGCGACACCACCTGGATCACGATGACACCCGCCGAGAATGCGGCGCAGGACCCGAGCGCACAGATCCTCGCGACGAGCCGTTCGGCACAGGACGCGTTGCGCTTCGGGGCGTCCACGCCCACGCCGCCCGCCGGAGCGATCCCGGTCGTCGAGGACAAAGGCATTTGCTGCGTGAAAAGCGGTGCGACCGGGACCGACCCGGCGGGCAAGGCGTATGCGGACTATTGATCGCCCTGCGCGCAAACGCCACGGACGCCACAGCCTTCGCGGCCAGCACGGTTTCACGTACGTGGGCTTGCTGATTCTCGTCGCGGTGCTGGGACTCGTCGGTGCGATGACGATCCGGGTCGGCGCGCTATGGCAGCGTGCCGCCCGCGAAGCGCAACTGCTGGAGATCGGCGCGCAGTTCAGCGACGCGCTGCGCGCCTACGCCGACGCGACGCCCGCCGGGCAGTTGCCGCAACCGCCGAATCTGGCCGCACTGTTGCTCGACCCGCGCTTCCCGACACCGCACCGGTACTTGCGCAGGATCTTCGCGGATCCGATGACCGGCAGCACGGACTGGGGCGTCACGTATGTGACGACCGGCAAGGGCGTGCTTGAGGTGTATAGCCGCTCGTCCGCCACGCCGCTCAGGACAGCGCACTTCGACGAACAGTTCGGCACGTTCTCCGGCACGACGCATTACTACGACTGGCGCTTCTCTGCGGCCACGGCGACGCCGGACGTCATGCCGTCGATACCCACGCCCGACCCGGCGTCTGGCCCCGGCGCGACGCCTCCACTCCCTCCACCCCTTCCATCCATTCCGCCCTTTTGACGATTCATGCGCCCGAGCCTCCGAGCGACCGTAGTCGCCAGTCTGACTGCGGCAGCCCTCACCACGAACGCACCCGCATTCGCCGACTGCTTCGACGATGCGGCAACCTATCACCACGTGAGCGCCGACGTGCTGCGCGCCATCGCATGGGAAGAGTCGAACAACCGCGCGGATGCCCGCCGCACCAACACCAATGGCTCGGTCGACTACGGTCTCATGCAGATCAACTCGGTGCATCTGGACACACTGGCGCGCTTTGGCATCGGCACCGAGGACCTGATGGTGGCGTGCAAGAGCGTGTACATCGCGGCGTGGCATCTGCAACGTCAGATGGCGAAGTACGGCAACACATGGGCGGCCATCGGCGCTTACCACTCGGCCACCCCGGCTCTGCGCGACGCATACGCCTCGCGCATCGCGGCCAAACTCAATGCACTCAAGGACGCTCGCGAGGCAAAGCAAGGCCGACGTTGATCCCGTGTCGACGAGGCGCACCATCGCACCCCGTCGCACCGCATGCCCAT
The Pandoraea oxalativorans genome window above contains:
- a CDS encoding type II secretion system protein, which produces MRTIDRPARKRHGRHSLRGQHGFTYVGLLILVAVLGLVGAMTIRVGALWQRAAREAQLLEIGAQFSDALRAYADATPAGQLPQPPNLAALLLDPRFPTPHRYLRRIFADPMTGSTDWGVTYVTTGKGVLEVYSRSSATPLRTAHFDEQFGTFSGTTHYYDWRFSAATATPDVMPSIPTPDPASGPGATPPLPPPLPSIPPF
- a CDS encoding type II secretion system protein, which encodes MNLLAKTHLRHTRRPRGFTLIELLVVLGIIATLATLMIPNYVPAITKAKNTVLTENLRTLRRVIDQFYDDTGHYPVSLAELVERKYLRAVPIDPVTGSDTTWITMTPAENAAQDPSAQILATSRSAQDALRFGASTPTPPAGAIPVVEDKGICCVKSGATGTDPAGKAYADY
- a CDS encoding type II secretion system protein, producing the protein MIELLVTLAIMAMLATLAVPVSQLAVQRRQEQELARDLREIRHAIDAYKRAWDTGHMEKKAAETGYPPSLEVLVQGVPDMRDPKRKRQYFLRRIPRDPLNNDDSLTNAQTWGKRSYASPPDAPAEGDDVYDVYTLSQGVSLNGVPYRLW
- a CDS encoding lytic transglycosylase domain-containing protein gives rise to the protein MRPSLRATVVASLTAAALTTNAPAFADCFDDAATYHHVSADVLRAIAWEESNNRADARRTNTNGSVDYGLMQINSVHLDTLARFGIGTEDLMVACKSVYIAAWHLQRQMAKYGNTWAAIGAYHSATPALRDAYASRIAAKLNALKDAREAKQGRR